A genomic window from Silene latifolia isolate original U9 population chromosome 11, ASM4854445v1, whole genome shotgun sequence includes:
- the LOC141614646 gene encoding uncharacterized protein LOC141614646, which yields MDIPFKGPRFTWCNNRKGDKRVYERIDKAYGSKDWFTLFPNTGIKHYPIQISDHAPIEVDLNLVGTSGSKPFKLDAWVLDHEACMEKIQNAWNTEDLGSPAFRVTRKLSRVRTCVKKWTLDKRAEWHGKWDVFDQRLEHGMDLAITGSGEEEYSRVNEEVTDFAKATAIFWKQRAKLKLRGRMAFQRFFTNDVGPWLNGISRKLFCPF from the coding sequence ATGGATATTCCTTTCAAGGGACCACGGTTCACGTGGTGCAATAACAGGAAGGGTGATAAACGGGTTTATGAGCGCATTGATAAAGCATATGGGTCAAAGGATTGGTTTACTCTGTTCCCAAATACCGGTATTAAACATTATCCCATCCAAATATCGGATCATGCGCCAATAGAAGTGGATTTAAATCTTGTGGGAACTTCTGGCAGTAAACCTTTTAAGTTGGACGCTTGGGTCTTGGATCATGAGGCGTGTATGGAAAAGATTCAGAATGCGTGGAATACGGAGGATCTGGGCTCTCCGGCCTTCCGTGTTACCAGGAAGTTATCTAGAGTTAGGACGTGCGTCAAAAAGTGGACCTTAGATAAACGAGCTGAATGGCACGGCAAATGGGATGTTTTTGATCAAAGGTTGGAACATGGTATGGATTTAGCCATTACTGGTAGTGGGGAGGAGGAGTATTCAAGAGTAAATGAGGAAGTAACTGATTTTGCCAAAGCCACGGCTATTTTCTGGAAACAGCGTGCCAAATTGAAGCTCCGGGGCCGGATGGCATTCCAGCGGTTTTTTACCAACGATGTTGGTCCATGGTTAAACGGGATTTCACGAAAGCTGTTCTGTCCATTCTGA